The Cryptomeria japonica chromosome 2, Sugi_1.0, whole genome shotgun sequence region CTGGATGAACTGTAGGATTTTTTGTTTTCTTGTTAGGTTTTGTTGTCTGGATTCACTTTTATCCAGGTTTCTGATCACAAAAAAGTTTTGTATCGTGCATTCGGAATGCATGTGTAGCTAGCTTTTGGTTACACAGTAGGTAGGGTTCAGGattgtttgaatttatttgttggAGTTTTGAAGGAAGAGGCAAGAGGCGGTCTTTGGAGATTTGAAGGGAAGAGTGTCGTTAATTTATTTTCCGGATTTTTGTCGTTGCCGTTGATTGTACTTTTTGATTTGAGAAAGAATGTACTATGCTTTTATTTCTAAGCGTGCAGCGGGGAATTTTGCCGAATTTTTCAGGCGTACTGTAACTGTGGCGGTACGAAAGGCTGGGAACGGGAGACTGGCTAAATATTGAGCTTTCATGGTAGGCTTTTAGAGGTTTCGACGGAGTTGCGGTGAATTTGTGGAAAAAGATGGAGTTTTTAGGTCTTTTGTACGCTTTGTGGAATATTTGACTGGTCGAGGGTTTGAAAGTATGTAGCTTGCTTTTTTCTTTTTGATATTGGAGGTTGATTTGAAGTTTCCGCTGTCAATGCAGATTTTTGGACTGTAAATGCGGAGGCTAAGCGAAGCTTGAGGTATTGTGAGTAATGGCGTGGCCGGAGGTCGGAAATGGCTGGCAGAGTCCAAGGATTTCGTTTTCCGTTGATCTTTCACAGATCGACAGGACTTCGCCGGAGAAGCGAATCAGAGTAGGCCCTGCCGATATTATTCACAGCCCGGAGTTCGAGTTTTGCACGGTGAGTAAGTTCAAGGATGGTCGCGATATTGCGTTTGGGGAAACTCTCATGTCAGCCGACGAATTGTTCGTGGACGGCAAAATTCTGCCGCAAATTTCCGCTCCGAAAGCTCAGCCTTTAACTATTGCTCGTCATCTGAGTCTGGAAAGCTCGTCGCCGATTCGATCCGCTTCGTTTCCTTCTTCAAAGGCGAGCGGTGCAGAAAATGGCGGTTTCAAATCCAGCAACAGGATGTCTGGCAGGTGGAAGGAAATGTTTAAGCTAAGCAACCGAGATTATTTCTGCGCCACATCAAAGGAAGCCGAGGAGGACGGCAATGGAGAGAAACCCCCTGTTTCTTCACGATCGCGGTGGCCGTTTTCAAGAAGCGGCGGTGAATCACGAGGTAACGGATTATTTTGTGCTTTGCCGTTTTCCAGAAGCAAATCTGCAGTAGAACGCAAGTCGAGGCCGTGCTCGGAACCTCCTTCCTGTTATAGAAGCAAATCCGTCGGAGCTCAGTCGGCCTTTAAAGAAACTGAGGCTCTGGTCTCGGGTTCGAAACCCGCCGTTACAACCGATTTAAAAGATGTCAAGAAAGGTCCGCCAGATCTGCCCAGGCACAAAGGGAGTCCAGGAAGGACAAGGAGAAGCTCTTCTGCGAGAAGCTACGGGCGAGGTAGTCCTGGAAGGGGGAGCGGGAGGTTCGTGGTTCGAAACTCGAAGACGCTTGATTCTCCACGCCCTGGAAAACCCATGGCGGACGGGTTGCTTAAAAGCCATTGCAATGTTTCAGGAGTGAGCATGAAAGTGAATCCTGTGCTGAATGTACCGGCCTACATTGGCCCTGTGGGAGGCAGAAACGGCCCTGGATTATTCGGCTTCCGAGgcctcttttccaaaatagattccAACAAAAGATCTCATCTTTCTCAGTATACTGCATCTAGAAAAAAGGGCGCTTGAATCTTCTCAGAAAATCTCAAAACACATTCATTTTTTACACTGTATACACCGATGTAAAGGTAAGATTTCTCCTCTCTCTCATGTCAGCTGTTCATCCCTATCGCCTATGAATATCATTTGTACATCAGGAATCCAATGTTAGACAATCTTGAATGACCTTGAAGAGCTTcccataaaaaaaattatttgcaggGGAGGCGATTGTGGGATCATTAATTTGGACTAATTTTtttgttgggttgattagggaaTTATTTAGAAATAGGTGATCCGTGAGGCTTGGAAATTTCATCATAGAGTTCTCTGTATAGTTTGTCTGAATATAGCCTAAATTTCTTGAAATAACTCTGGTTATTGAATGTCTTTTCATTTATAGTTTCCTGTTTAAATAATGGCAGCAGCAGCTGCTACATGAGAAGGTTGTTGTATTGTCAGATTTGTTATCATTCATAGGTTTTTTGAAGCATTTTTGCCAGCCTTATGGCATCTGTAACAACTATTACATTTACACTATAATCCAGAATCCTATCCTCTGCTACTACCATTGCCAAGGTTATTTTCTTATTATCTCCCTAGTTTGCAGATCAAATATAAAATGGTAACTTTCCTTGTATATTTTCAAATTTGTATGTTAATTTtagtcaatgacaacacaatatattGTTAATTTTTAATTGCAAGCCTCCATGATTGATAGAACCAGTCATTTTTATCTCATTGATCAGGTCTAACGGTAAGCTGAAGTATCTCCATGAaagaaaaaacaccaaaaaaaggTCCACCTCCCATGTCACTGTGGGGCTTTGATGGTGCAACGGACATTATACTTCTTCCTTGacttttaattcaaaaaaattagtGGTACATAATGTTTTTTGGAAATTTGTTGTCTGCTAAAAGACCAACTCATTTTGATGGTTAGGTCAACTCGCTCTttcatatatataaacaaaatttaatttatataaatggATTGGTTCCAAATTAATCTTATTTATATAAATGGACTGGTTCCAAATATATCTTCGCAATCATGAGAttcatttgtatatatataattgtttcTATCAAACTTTTAATAAATAGTTTTTTATTAGGTTTTTTTTCAATAAATGACTGAAATTCTTAAATGTATATTGATTATAAAATGAGGAGATTTATCtgtaatattaaattttattttgaagtatataatactattttaaattttattagaaTATAaatcaatagttaattaaattattctTTGTGATAAATAATAAGTAAAATATAATCTTAATTATTGTTTGTGATAAATAATAAATGAATTGTGATCTTGATAATTCAAATTGTAATAAATTTTCATTCTTTCTTATTTTATAATAAATAAGATTTAGCATTTCTTATTCAATCGGTGTTGCTTAGCTATATGTGATGGTCATATGTATTAGAAGTAAGGTTGTCTTAATCCTTAAAATAAGGTTGTCTTAATCTTTAAAATGGTATAATAAGTGACTCACCTAATTTCACTTTTAGTGGTGGACCATTCCTTGTATAATGATCACGTATAGTAGAAAGTTAAGAATCCCTTTAATTGAGACACTTGTTTAGatgataatttaatttatatattttatactTCAAATATTAATGATATGTATTAGAAGTAAGGTTGTCTTAATCCTTCAAATGGTTTTGATATGTATTCGAAGTAAGGTTGTCGTAATCCTTAAAATAGTTGTAATAGGTAAGTGACTCACTAATTTAcatgtttagtggtgaatcatttCCTTGTATAATGATTATGTATAGTAGAAGGTTTAGAATTCCTTTAATTGAGACATGTTTGgatgattatttaatttatatattttatactTCAAATAATAATGATATCTATTAAGAATTAAGATTGTAATAATCCTTAAAATGGTTATAATAAGTAAGTGACTCACCTAATTTACATGTTTAGTGGTGGACCATTCCTTGTATAATGATTATGTGTAGTAGAAGGTTAAGGGTCCTTTTAGTTGAGACACTTGTTTAgatgattatttaatttatatatttatacctCAAATATTAATGATATGTTTTAGAAGTAAGCTTGTATTAATCCTTCAAATGGTTATGATATGTATTAGAAGTAAGGTTATCTTAATCCTTAAAATGGTTATAATAAGTAAGTGACTCGCCTAATTTACATGTTTAGTGGTGGACCATTCCTTGTATAATGATTATGTATAGTACAAGGTTAAGGGTCCTTCCAGTTGAGACACTTGTTTagatgattatttaatttatgtatTTATACCTCAAATATTAGTGATATGTTTTAGAAGCAAGCTTGTATTAATCCTTCAAATGGTTATGATATGTATTAGAAGTAAGGTTATCTTTATCCATAAAATGGTTATAATAAGTAAATGACTCACCTAATTTACATGTTTAGTGGTGGACCATTCCTTGTATAATGATTATGTGTAGTAGAAGGTTAAGAATCCCTTTAATTGAGAAATGTGTTTAGATGATTATTTCATTTATATAATTTATACTTCATATATTAATGATATCTATTAAGAAGTAAGGTTGTCATAATCCTTAAAATTGTTATAATAAGTAAATGACTCACCTAATTTACATGTTTAGTGGTGGACCATTTCTTCTGTACTGATCATGTATAGTAGAAGGTTTAAGAATCCCTTTAATTGAGAAActtgtttagatttttttttatatgttttatacTTCATATATTAATGATATCTATTAAGAAGTAAGATTGTCTTAATCCTTAAAATGGTTATGATGTGTATTAGAAGTAATGTTGTCTTAATCCTTAAAAGGGTTATAATATGCAAGTGACACAACTAATTTACATGTTTAGTGGTGGACCATTCCTTGTATAATGATTATGTATAGTAGAAGGTCAAGAATTCCTTTAATTAAGATTCTTGTTTGgatgattatttaatttatatattttatgcTTCAAATATTAATAATATGTTTTAGAAGTAAGATTGTCGTAATCCTTAAAATGGTTATGATAAGTAAGTGGCTCACCTAATTTACATGTTTAGTGGTGGAACATTCCTTGTATAATGATTATGTATATTAGAAGGATAAAAATCCCTTTAATTGGGACACTTGTTTAGatgatatttaatttatatattttatactTCAAATATTAATGATATGTGTTAGTGTTGGGCAATTTGATGTCAAAAAATATTCATTGCACCCACTTATTACTTATGTTTGGAAGGACCCAAGAGTGCACCCAATGTGTAGCAACTCCTTATTGTCCCTGATCAATGAACATTATGGAAAtagtaattcattcattcattctcaaTAATATTTGTAGATAACATAACTCATAACATGGGTCTCATAATATTCATCATCAAGTATGATATACTTATAAAAATTATTAGAAGGTTCTATGCATATTACAAGAAGTATAATTATTTAATTCTACATTGCTCCATTACTACCCTTTATCTCTACATCTAAGTATCTCGTATCTCCTCTCATTTTACTATTCTCTTTGCCttataaatattttcaatcttaGTTCACATGGGCATAGTTTATCTAGGAACAAAGATTAAGATTGAGTTGTCGAATGCTTGGGTTGGCATGGGTTTTGTTTCCCCCACTACATGCCTCACAAATGGACAACTCATTACCTCCTTGGCCTAAGATGTTTTGTTTGCTAACTCTTGTTTCTCTCATTCCTTAGGGTCACACAATAGCACCTAATGTGCATTTTGTAATGTCAAAAATTGTGTATCCTAGTTGCATCCACTTTGGTATATCCTAGTTGCATCCACTTTGGTGCTCATTCTCTTAGTGTTTTTGTAGGTTCATTTGAGCCTTTGCACTGGTCTTTTTTCTTCCTATGGTGGTTAGGCCTTGTTTCTAATAGCcaatttttggttttgtatttaaaTGTTAACTCTATGTATTTCTAGTCTTTTGTCATTTTGTAATTGTCTAGACACTAGTACATTATGTGGATGTTCATGTGTTGCACTAGCATCTTGTGATAATTTTCATTTGGTAGTTGTTTTCAAGAATTTTTCACTTGTTACTTTTCCAAGTCAATGAAAATAactcaaaataatttaaaatggcTCATCAACCCCTTCCTTTTCTCCTCTCTCCCTTTTTGAATATAATATTTCATTCTTGGCTATCTTTTGTCTCTCTATATGTGATGGTCATATGTATTAGAAGTAAGGTTGTCTTAATTCTTAAAATCATATAATGAGTGACTTACCTATTTTTTTATAGTGGTGGACCATTCCTTGTAATGATTATGTATAGTAAAGGTCAAGAATCCCTTTAATTAAGACACTTGTTTAgatgattatttaatttatatattttatattttaaatattaatgaTATGTATTAGAAGTAAGGTTGTTTTAATCTTTCATATGGTTATGATATGTATTAGAAATAAGGTTGTCTTAATCCTTAAAATTGTTATAATAAGTGACACCTAATTTGCATGTTTAGTGGTGGACCATTCCTTATATAGTGATTATGTATAGTAGAAGATTAAGAATCTGTTTAATTGAGACACTTGTTTAGATGattatttaattgatatattttataCTCAAATATTAATGATATGTATTAGAAGTAAGGTTGTCTAAATCTTTTAAATGGTTATGATATGTGTATTAGAAGTAAGGTTGTCTTAAtccttaaaatatttatataagTAAATGACTCGCCTAATTTACATGTTCAGTGGTGGACCATTCCTTAATGATTGTGTATAGTAGAAGGTTAAGAATTCGTTTGAGAAACTTGTTGAGATGATAATATAATTCATATATTAATGATATCTAATAAGAAGTAAAGTTATCTTGATCTCAATTGCTATTCTTCCCTTAAGGATAAATATATCCATTGGTGATTAGAGAAGCCAATCTCATAAGTTGAATGAATAGAGAATCCAAATCCAAATTATATGTGCCATTGAAAATTGCTCAATCATCCATATGACAGAATGAGATGATATCAATCCAGAATCTTTTGAAGAGTGATGTAGAAAAAATTTCAAAGATAATGATGATGGACTCACATCAATGATGTGGTTATTATAAAAGAAGAGATGAATGCCCCCAAAACATGCAATATAGAACTCTACAAATAAGGATGATATGTCTACtagatatgaatcccaagtagcTGTGACTAGAAGAGGATGAATGTTGAACTACACTAAATCATTTTATGCTTCTTccttgaatttaaaatttaatgtatatatattatttaaaatttaataaaaatataacttGATAGATAGTTAATTACTTATTGCttgtgataaaaaaaaaaaatacagtcTTTAAGTATTGTTtgtaataaataataaatgaattgtaatcttgataattcaaaatataataaattatcagtctttcttattttttaataaataagatATAACATTTCTCACTTGGTGTTGCTTAGCTATATGTGATGGTCATACATATTAGAAGTAAGGCCAGCTTAATCCTTAAAATGGTAGGACTCACCTAATTTTCATGTTTAGTGGTGGACCATTCCTTGTATAATGATTATGTATAGCAGAAGGTTAAAATCCCTTTAATTGAGACATTTGTttagaaaattatttaaatatatattttatacttcAAATAATAATGGTATGCATTAGATATATGTGTTAAATATAATTAAAAGTTCATGaactttaataaattttattatgtttCCGTTTATTGTTATTTGTGCACCTCATTTAGGAGCCCCTCAAAGATTGCCTCTTAGTACTTTAGTAAGAAGAgctattttgtttatgatttatgCCACCAGCTTAACTAGGAAtgattttggaggaagatattatCATTCCCAACCTAAGCAATCTGTCTCGTACATCTTTTCTACTGACACTTCGCATTAAGTTAGATGGGGAAGGACGCTTATTCTGTAGGCTTTATTGTGAAGTGGTAGCATTCTTGATAGCAACTTTAGTTCGCACAAGTATAGAGGTGATACTTTTTTCTCATTTACTCTATTTAGGAGCCATAGTGAAATTGCAGTATGGATACTCTGTTGAGTTTGAGAGGTTTGAAAAAACAAATGgcatttttaggagaaattaaggatGAAAGGCTGAAAGGAATTCTTGTTTTTCCTCATGACCTGGTTATAAGGGCAGTTAGGAGGATTCTGGGGGaatattttatcaataatgaaGATAGGACAAGGGCTAACTCAGATATAGCAGCCATGTTTCTAGCGGTGACTATGCATTTCGAGCATGACAGAGAGATGGTGAAAGAATTATGTTGTAATGTGTTTAAGAAGGACCTTTTGGGAGAACTGGATAGGGTGGTAGTTAATGTGGAAGATGATCTTACTGTGCCAAAACCAAGGCATTATGATAGGTTTATGCGGAAGAACAAACTGGTATCAAGGTATCCAATCTTAGAgattgaagatgaggatgaattTGCAACAAGGAGGTTGGTCATGCAACACAATTTCAATTTTCTGGTGTGGCTTCTACATATTAAGAGGTCAAGTTGCAAGAATTGGTTTTCCATCTACTCGAAGGAGGAAGGAATTGAAGATTAGCTAGGGGAGGAGGAGATTCCAAATGCCACTACGCAAAGCCAGGGTGAACCCTCTGACATAGCAAAGATAGAGGAGGGGAAGCTTTAGAAGAAGGggaagttctcttcttttgatttctagggCTTGTGCTAGGTCCTCTAGTTTTCCTTTTGAATAGTAGCTAGATTCGTAGGTTTGATGTATTAGGAAACTGTATACAAACTGAAGGACCAAACTTTAATCATTTTTTGGTGCTTTCAAATGATGTTAAGTATGAAGTATAATTAATTATCCTTAATAGGCCAAAGGAAACTGATCTCCTCAGACATTAACTCATTATAACGTTTACCATTTTGCAATCAGACCAAGATATGTTTTCTGCATGTTTTAATGGACAGTATAGTTATACTAAACTGCCTTGGTTTCCTGCAAAAACATGATTACCTCTGGAGCAGGTAAGCGATGTAATTAAGTTTCAAGGTCTAGTTGAGAGGAGGTTTAGATATTCACTTTGAACAACTTACTTTGCATTTTTATGTAGCTTCTGTcaactgtatatatatatatatatataatgattgatatttatatatattgatagacacacacacacacacacacacgtatatattcTCTTGTTTATGtttattcatttaaatttttatagCTATACTCATAGTCTCTCTTTACACTGCTTGTTGTATTCTCTTTCTCTCCATAGATATATAGTTATCATCAATACAGATTAGTACTACTACATAGTTTCGTTCAAGTTGCCTATTAGAGGTATTTATTTTGATCTCTGGCTTTTATTATTTTAGTGGTCTATACTCTGAAGATTATTGAAACTATTTTATCACTTTTTGTATGTCTTCCTTCCTTTCTTCTTGCCCTGTTGTGTTTATTGTATCGTCTATTGTATCTATGAAATTTCAAGGTTTGTTTATGACGATATCTGTGTGTATCCTTCCACTATCGTATGCTCTTTGTAGAAAtgtttatgttgaagatgtcaAGGATCTCTCATGATCTATTTTCATTTATAGGGTAGATAGGAAATTACAAATCTTGAATAGATGATCGGTAAGGATTGGTTTGACCCTTGATAGGCATTTACATGATCGCTATGGGATTTATATTTCTAACCTGTTTTGTAGCTCTTTTTAAGTTGGATTTAGTAAGTTATTTGTTGTATTATGAAGTTGTGTGCTAACCGTGTGATGAGGATAGTAGGTTGGGAGGTAGATTTGTATTTTGTAGGAAGCGAGATTAACTCAGGATTCAAATATCATGGCATTGACTTACTTGGTGAAGCTTTAAAAACCCAGTTCTAAACAAGATCGATGTAATTAAAAGGAAATATTAAATGTATAGCTGTAAGTTAAGTATAATTCCAGGAATAATATTCCTTGGGCAAGACCAAAGGTTTTCTTTGCTcaattctttcctactggtgcccacactaAATCGGGCTGTAAATTTTGCaaattttcttttaatttaataa contains the following coding sequences:
- the LOC131071379 gene encoding uncharacterized protein LOC131071379; the encoded protein is MAWPEVGNGWQSPRISFSVDLSQIDRTSPEKRIRVGPADIIHSPEFEFCTVSKFKDGRDIAFGETLMSADELFVDGKILPQISAPKAQPLTIARHLSLESSSPIRSASFPSSKASGAENGGFKSSNRMSGRWKEMFKLSNRDYFCATSKEAEEDGNGEKPPVSSRSRWPFSRSGGESRGNGLFCALPFSRSKSAVERKSRPCSEPPSCYRSKSVGAQSAFKETEALVSGSKPAVTTDLKDVKKGPPDLPRHKGSPGRTRRSSSARSYGRGSPGRGSGRFVVRNSKTLDSPRPGKPMADGLLKSHCNVSGVSMKVNPVLNVPAYIGPVGGRNGPGLFGFRGLFSKIDSNKRSHLSQYTASRKKGA